The Xylanibacillus composti genomic interval GATTGGGAAGCAATCTATAAAGCCCATATAGACTTTGCTTCAGCTGATCAATTGACGGAGGAATTGATTGAACGGATTTTTGGAGATGTCGACTTGGGCAAGCAAGCGGTTCTGCGCCATCGGTTTTTGGGGGCGGCCACGCCGCAAGGGGCTGTAGACTTTATTCCCAATTTGACGCATGACGTTGCCAAGCGCTTTTTTATTAAAGGGCGCCCGGGCAGCGGCAAGTCAACGATGCTCAGGAAAATCGCGGCTGCTGCGGAAAAGCGGGGGGTCGACTTGGAAATTTATCACTGCGGTTTCGACCCGAACAGCCTGGATATGGTGATTTTGCGGGAATTGGGCGTGGCGATCTTTGACAGTACGGCTCCTCATGAACATTTTCCTGAGAGAGAAACTGATGAAATCGTGGACATGTACAAGCGCTGCATACAACCTGGGACGGATGAGGCCTATGCACAGGAGATAGCGCTTCTGCGAGAGCGGTACAGCAACAAGATGAAGGAAGCTACGCAGTCGTTGGCTCATGCGAAAAAATGGCATGATCT includes:
- a CDS encoding PRK06851 family protein produces the protein METNIKHFYAGGNTARGFISMFDSSLQGLDTVFILKGGPGSGKSTIIRSIGNNLAERGYEIWFVHCPSDNGSLDGVMIPRLKAGIVKGTAPYVLEPKLPGVVEKHVDLGEAWDGPSLSHQKNEIERLHREIASAYEQAYAQMEEALRIHDDWEAIYKAHIDFASADQLTEELIERIFGDVDLGKQAVLRHRFLGAATPQGAVDFIPNLTHDVAKRFFIKGRPGSGKSTMLRKIAAAAEKRGVDLEIYHCGFDPNSLDMVILRELGVAIFDSTAPHEHFPERETDEIVDMYKRCIQPGTDEAYAQEIALLRERYSNKMKEATQSLAHAKKWHDLLENIYVSAMDFRVVDRLRDQIAEELDAIAANA